The following nucleotide sequence is from Psychroflexus torquis ATCC 700755.
CATCACCTAAAATTTTAAATCCAATTTCGAAAATAGATCTTTATTTCACACTTAATTAAGAAAAATTTATTGTTTTGCTTCTAGGTTTTCAATTTTCGTTTGAAGCTCATTGATAGTTTTTTCTTGATCATCGATTATCCGCTTGCCATTCATATATAAAAAAACAGCCATTAGTGCAGATAATACAAAAAGATATAAGTAGATATTTTTAGCCATTACACTTCAATTTTTAAGTTATCGTAGGACAGAAAAACACCTTCTGGTAATTCACTTTGAACGTCATCGTGAAATCCCATGTGGTGACTTATATGAGTGAAATAAGCTCTCTCAGGCTTTAAATAATCAACCACATCCAAAGCTTGACTCAAATTCAAATGGGATCTGTGTTCCTCTTTTCTTAATGCATTCAACACTAGAGTTTTCACACCTTTAAGTTTTTCTAATTCTTCATCTGGAATGATCTTGGCATCTGTTACGTAGGCGAAATCGCCAAATCTAAAGCCATAAACTTGAAGTTCTGGATGGTAAACATTCATAGGAATAACTTCTTTGTTCCCTATTAAAAAAGGCGAATCATCAATAATAGTGGTGTCCAGAGTTGGTGCACCAGGGTATTTATTTTCAGTTTCGAATACATATTGAAACCTTTGTTTTAAACTCTCTAGAACTCTTTTATGAGAATAAATTGAAATATTACCTTGCCTAAAATAAAATGGCCTAATATCATCAAGACCAATAACGTGGTCGTTATGTTCGTGAGTGAATAAAATACCATCTATTTTTTTTACATTATTGGCTAACATTTGCTGCCTAAAGTCTGGCCCACAGTCAATTACATAAGAAAAGTCTTCCCACTCTAGAAGCACTGAAACCCTTAAGCGCTTGTCTTTTGGGTTTTTACTTAAACACACTGGATGATCACTGCCTATAATGGGAACTCCCTGTGAAGTCCCTGTACCTAAAAATGTTACCTTCAAAACGTTATTTTTCATACAAAACTATAGTTTTTTTTTCTTAAGATAAGAGTATTACGTATTTTTGTTGTGAGTTTAAAAACTGTTTAAGACTTCATAAAATTTCAGCTTATGTCTATTACAATAATGGGTGACAAAGACTTTGAAAGTGCACTTTCCATCAAAGACAAATCCTTAAGAATAAACCTCAACGAAAATATTTACGGAACTTTTGCTGAAATTGGTGCTGGCCAAGAAACCGTGAGGAATTTTTTTCGCGCTGGTGGCTCCTCTGGAACCATAGCAAAGACTATGAGTGCCTACGACAAGGATTTTAGTGATGCTATCTATGGTATTGAAGAAGATAGACGCTATGTTACAGAAAGTAGACTTCAGAAGATGCTGGACCACGAGACCAATCTAATTGAAGAAAGGATTCACAGAAGTAAACACCCTAATAAATTATTTTTCACCTACGGGAATACAGTCGCTACAATAGATTTTGCAAAGCGCTATAAAGGCCATGGGTGGGTTGGAATCAAATACCAATTAAAGCCTAAATCTGAATATAACAAAATAGCTTTGCACATTCGTTTTAAGGAAAATGATGCCAGATTACAGCAAAACACATTGGGAACTTTAGGAACGAACCTTATATATGCAGCTTACTATGCCCATAATAATCCTAAGCAAATCCTAAATGAACTTTATGACCATTTACATAAAGATCAGATAGAAATTGATACCATAAACTTTTCTGGACCTGTTTTTAAAGAAGTAGATAATAGGTTAATGAGTTTACAATTGGTAAAAAACGGCATGACAGAAGCCGTTATGTTTGCTCCAGATGGCAATAATATCTTGCCTGCTAAAGCTTTATATAAAAAGAATATCTTAGCCCTAAGAGGGAGCTTTAGGCCGGTCACTAAAGTAAATATGGATATTTATGATACCGCTCTAGAACTTTTTGAGAAGGAAAAGAAAGTTAAAAAAGAAAATATCCAAGCCGTATTTGAAATTACATTATCCAACTTAAGATCTGAAGGAGAAATAAACGAAGAAGACTTTATGGATAGAGCGAAGCTACTTTGCTCACTAGGTCATACAGTTATGATTTCAAACTTTCAAGAATACTATAAACTTGTAGAATACTTTTCTAACTATACCAAAGAAAGAATGGGCCTTGCTATGGGTGTCAATAATCTTATAGATGTTTTTGATGAAAAGTATTACAGACACTTAAGCGGAGGAATTCTTGAAGCTTTTGGTAAACTATTTTTTAAAGATTTAAGGGTTTATTTATATCCTTATAAAGATCCAAAAACAGAAAAAGTAACTGATAGTGACAACTTAAAAGTTCACCCTCGTATGAAAGAGCTTTACAAATTCTTTAAGCATAACGGAAGAGTTGTTGATATTGAAAATTATGATAAAGATATTTTAACACTAGCATCCGAAAGTTTTTAGAAAGAAGTAAGAAACATGTTTCTACCCCAATGTTTACATTAAAAAGCTCACTTTACCCAGAAAATAAGTCCCTCTCTAACACTAATACTTTTTGTGGTGAAATTGTCACTTTACGAACACCTTCTCTGACTTCATTGCACACATAGTCTAGTGATAAGTAGTGATATAAGCAAAATCTCACTTTTTCTGACAAATTAGAAAAAGCAACTGCTTTTTTGGAAATAGTTCGCTTTATAAGCTCTAAAAGTAGATAATTTATCAGCGCTACATATATTTGCGATTTTACTGCATTCTCACTGGTTCCCCAGAAGGTTTTTACTTGTAGGTTTTGTTTTAAAGCTTTAAAAAACAATTCAATATCCCAACGTTTCTTATATAATGCTGCAATGGTATTGTATTCCCAATCAAGTTGGTTGGTAATAATGGCAATTACTTTGTTTTCATCTTCTTTATAAACATGTACCAATCTTAGTTTATGCTTTGAAATACCCGTTTCTATCGCCCTACCTGATGTAAGTTGTATTATTTCATCTTTAAGAATATGTTGGTCAACATCATCAGCAAGCTCCAGCTCCTCTATCGTTTCATACAAAGTGTTGGACTTAATTCTAGTAACAAATACATTTTCTGCTTTTATTCTATTGAGCATTAATTCAAAATCGAAATAAGCTCTGTCTTCAACTATAATAGTGTCTTTAGGGAAAATCAGTTGCTTTAATCCATATCTGTCATGAACCTTTGCTTCTGTTATATTTACTACATCAGGTATCATTAAATTATAATCCCAGCTAGTGTGCAATTTAATACCTCCTTTAGCTGTCCGAAACTCTGCCCAATCAAACATAGCCAGACACAAGGAAATCGTTGAGCTATCTATTAGTTTAACTACCTTGCCCTTAATCTCTTCTATAATATGGGTGTTATGATGCTGTTTTAGCACCGATTTATAGTGACTTAATAAACGATAATACAAGCTCTCAAACACCTGCCAGTCACGCTTTTTATTGCCATCGCTCATTGTAGAACGAGCAGGGCTTTGGGTTAAACCTAAGTCGCTTATAAAAATCTCGCTAACTCCAATTCCTGCTGATATATCATTGAGGCTCTGGCACTTATTAAGCTGTCCGAAAGTTAAAGCAACAAACTGGTCGTAAGTTCTATACTTATGAACACCTTTATCTGTTTTGTAGGTATTGGTGCAACTTCTAAATAACCAATGGGGTACTAAATCTAAAATTTGTCGAATGACTGGTTTATTGTTATTTTTGTTTCGCCTGAAGAGTCCCATATTTGAAAAGTTTTTGGTAGAACTCAAAAATACGTGATTCTGAGGGCTTTTTAAAATCCCGACTTTCGGATGCTAGTGATATTTTAAGTATATTTTCCCGAGATATTCTGCAGAAAATCTCAAACGGTGAAAATGGTTGGCAGGAAGCTTTACCTGAAAAAACTGCTAAAATGATCGAGGAACAAGAGCTATTTCAAAGAGAATATAAAAAAACATCTGAAAAAGTAGGCTTTTAAAATCTTTTTTGAATTCTATATTAAAAGCTGCTTAGGAAAACTTAAGCAGCTTTTATTTTAAGTGTTTTTCCAAAAGTAGGGTGTAAACAAAATCAATACTGTAAATAATTCTAATCTGCCTAACAGCATTAAAAAGGAGCTCCAAAATTTACCAAATACAGAAAGTGAAACATAATTATCTACAGGACTGAGCTCTCCAAAGGCTGGCCCAACATTTCCTAGAGAGGATGCAGAGGCTCCTAAAGCAGTTTCAAAATCTAGTCCAGTTCCTGCAAAAACTGCAGCACCTATAATGAAAGAAAGAGAGTATAATATAAAAAATCCCAAAATATTATAAACGATTTTTTGGTCCACAGAGGACCCTTTATATCTCACTGGAAGGATAGCGTTAGGGTGAAGTATTCTTCTAAACTCTTGAAATCCATTTTTGATCATAATAAGATGTCTTATCACTTTTATTCCACCCGAAGTTGATCCTGCAGACCCTCCGAGAAAAAACAACCCAAAGAATAAAACAGTAAGTAAAGGTGTCCATAAGGTATAATCTGCAGAGACGAATCCTGTTGTTGTTATTATAGCGAGAACTTGAAATAGACCATGACGTATAGCACTTTCAGCCTCACCAAATACCATAGGATATTCTATGCTCGCAAGAGATGGATCTGAAAAATAATAGATCGATAATGAAGTAATTGCAGTAGCCCCAATAATAAATAGGAAATACCATTTAAACTCTTCATTATGAAGAACGTTAGCCATTTTACCTTTAAAGGCATAATAGCTTACAACAAAATTGGTGCCTGCCAAAAACATAAAAAATATAACGATGTATTGTATGGATGGATTATCATTCCAATAGGCTAAATTTGCATTTTTTGTTGAAAATCCTCCAGTAGAAAGAGTACTAAGGGCGTGATTGCACGCATCAAACCAGGTCATACCCGCAACTTTAAGCAGAATTGTTTCTGAGAGAGTATATCCAAAATAAATAAGCCATAAACGCTTAGCTGTATCTGCTATTTTAGGCTTGACTTTGTCGGCACTAGGGCCAGGAGATTCTGCGGAAAACAATTGCATCCCTCCTATTCCAAATAAAGGTAATATAGCTACAGCAAGAACGATAATTCCCATACCCCCTATCCAATGCGTAAGGCTTCTCCAAAGTAAAATACCTTCTGGTAATGCCTCAATATCGTTTATAATTGAAGCTCCTGTAGTGGTATACCCCGACATCGTTTCAAAAAAGATATTTTCAATCCCCTTTATTTCTCCAGACAAAGCGTAGGGCAGCATTCCACTTAACACCATAAAGAGCCAACCTAAAGTCACAATTAAATATCCTTCTCTCTGGGAAATATCTTTGTCGTGATTTTTAGTAAAAAACATCGCTAATAGACCAATAAATATTGAAATAATAGCTGAGACCGCTATAGAAAATGCGACAGACTCTTGAGAAAGCCAGCTATAAATAGCGGGTATAAGCATAAAGCCCCCATTGAAGACAAGGAGCACGCCCATGATGTGCGCAACTATTTTAAAATTCAAATTCAACACATTAACAGAATAAATTCTCTACACTTTTTATGGACTTAGGGAGCGTACAAACGACAATCCTATCTCCTTCTCTAATTTTAAAATCACCAAGAGCAATTATTCCTTTGCCATCTCTTATTACACCGCCAACAACAGCTGTCCGAGGAAAGTTGATATCAACGATTTTACTGTTTGTCACTTTAGAATTTGCTTTTACCACAAACTCAAGTAATTCAGCATTCATATTGTTGAGTTTTGTCATAGCAATGACATCTCCTTTTCGTAAATATCTGAATATACTATTGGCAGCTAATAGTTTTTTATTAACCAATGAGTGAATCCCTATGGAATGGCTCAATTGAAAATAATCCACGTTTTCAACCAATGCTATGGTTTTTCTTACGCCTTTAGAATTGGCCACAAGGCAAGTGATAATATTTGTTTCGGAATCCTCAGTCACAGCGATAAAGGCATCCATTTTACTGATGTTTTCCTCTTTTAAGATTTCAACATTTCTACCATCGGCATTAATGATTAAAGCATCTGGTAAAATATTGGCTAGGTGAGTCGCCTTCTTGAGATCTTTCTCTATAATTTTGACTGCAAATTTCTCCTTGCAAAGTTTTTCGGCAAGTGTTTTACCAATATTACTACCACCCAAAATCATTACTTTTTTTATAGATCGCTTTTCTGCTCCAGTAAGTTTATACAACTCTTCAACTCCTTCAGAATCTGTAATAAAATAAACTCTATCCCCTCTTTTAAAAATAGTGTCTCCCCTAGGCATGACGGTAAGTTGAGTTCCATAGCGTTGTAAGGCTATCGGTACAAAGTGTAAACCTGGGAAAATATCAGCTGCTTCTTGTACTGTGTTACCTATAAACGGTGCTTTAGACCTTAAGGTAAGCCCAATCATAGTAAGGGCGCCGTCATCAAATTTAAAAGTATCTGTAAAGGCAGATTGGTTTAATAGCATTTCCACTTCCTTAGCTGCTAGAGATTCAGGGGAAATCATTTCATCAATCCCTAAAGCTTTCATGTCTATAACTTTTTCACTTCCCAATTGATGAGATTCCAAGAGCTCTTGGTTAGAAACTCTAGCGACAGTTCTACCAGCTCCCATCTGTTTAGCAAAGACACAAACGGATATATTGATAGACTGGTTAGAGGTAACAGCAATAACCATATCTGAATGAACAACATCTGCCTCTTTCAATGAACTTGGAAGGGTAGCATCGCCTAAAATCGTTTTAATATCTAAATGTTTGTTGGCGTACTCTAATCTATCTTCATCAATGTCTAAAAGGGTAATAGCGTGAGATTCGTAAGAGAAAAGTTTGGCAAGATGAAAACCAACTTCTCCAGCACCAGCAATAATTATTTTCATAGGCACAAAATTAAGGTAAAATTTTAAAAAAGTACCATTAACTACTTATATATTGGACAAAGGTATTCTTTAGAAGATGTATCTTCGCCAAAAAAAAATAGGCTATGAGTAAGGACGTTAAGCCCTACAAAGATTCTGAAGTAGAAAAGAAAAAACAAGTCGAACAGATGTTTGATAATATTTCAGGAAATTACGACGGTTTAAACCGTGTCATTACTTTCGGTATAGACCTTAAATGGAGAAAAAAAGTAATAGAGATGGTAAAAAAAACCAATCCTAAATATATTTTGGATGTCGCCACTGGTACTGGAGATTTAGCTATTGCTATGGCAGATTCTGATGCCGAAAAAATTGTTGGGCTGGATATTTCTGCTGGGATGCTTCAAGTTGGGAAAGATAAAATTCAGAAAAAAAAGTTAAACAAACGCATTGAAATGGTTCAAGCTGATTCTGAAAATTTACCCTACCCAGATCACACTTTCGATGCTATTACAGTTGCTTTTGGTGTTCGTAATTTTGAAAATTTAGATAAAGGCTTATCAGAAATTTATCGAGTCCTTTCTCCTGGAGGAATCTTTGTTATCCTAGAAACATCAGTCCCCACCAAATTTCCTTTTAAACAAGGCTATAAAGTTTACTCTAACTATATATTACCTAACATTGGAAAACTTTTTTCTAAAGACAAAAGTGCTTATCAATATTTAAGTGAAAGTGCCTCTGTTTTTCCTTTTGGAGAAAAGTTCAACAATATTTTAAGGAAAGTTGGGTTTACAGATGTAGAAAACCTTCCACAAACATTTGGAGTTTCTACAATTTATTCTGCAACTAAAAAGTGATTATGAGGCTTATTTTTCTACTGGTTTTTTTATTGAATTTTAACTATGTAAATGCTCAACTTTTCAGTGAGGAAAAGGTTCTTAATAAAGAAAATTTGGATAAAAAAAGATGGTCTTGGGGCTATTTCCTTGGATTTAATATGTACGATTTCCAAATTAAATATAAAGACCAAGGAGAAGAGATAAAAGTTGAAAAAAATCCTAGTTTTAGTGTTGGATTAATCGGAAACTTTAGGCTAAATGATTATGTAGATTTAAGACTGGAGCCAGGTGTTGTATTTGCCAGTAGAAATTTGAATTTTAATTTTACTGATTTCGGAAATCAAGCTGATAGTTTTAGGGAGGTACAATCTTCTTACATCCACATCCCTTTGCTTTTGAAATTTTCGACCAAGCGTATCAATAACTTTAAACCTTTTGTCATTGGAGGTGCTTCTATATCTCATAATTTATCCAGTAATGAAGACAATCCACAGGATAACTCTGCTGGACAATTCCGTCTAAAAACTCAAAATTATTATTATGAAGTAGGCTTTGGAATAGATTTTTATTTTGACTATTTCAAATTCACCCCATCAATTAGAGGTGTTTTTGGGATGAACGATGAGCTAGTTAGAGACGAAAATCCAAGTAGTCCATGGACCGCTAATATTGAATCTTTAAAAACCAGAGGGATTTTTATCAACTTTACGTTTCAATAACTTATCTACGTTTGAATTCACTAAGCATAATGGCCCCAGCCATAGCTACATTTAGACTTTCCGCACTTTTTATAACACCATGTCTAGGTATAGATATCTTAGCATCCAGTTGGGAGTTAATTTCTGAACTAATACCGTTAGCTTCATTTCCTAAAACTATAATGGCGTTTTTAGTTTTTAATGAAGTTTCATAAATATTTTCACCATCCATAAAAGCTCCATATTTAAAATTGGACGTACTTAATAAGTAAGACTCCAGGTCTGTAAAAATAACATTTACCCTTGTTAGAGATCCCATGGTAGCCTGGACTACTTTAGGGTTAAAACAATCTACTGTATCCAAAGAGCAAATCAACTGCTTTACTCCAAACCAATCGCACATTCTAATTATAGTTCCTAAATTCCCAGGATCCCTTATGCTATCTAAGGCAAGAGTCAGCTCCACTTTTTCATCGGGAACAGAAGATTTAGGAATCTCAAAAACTGCCAATGCAGTTTGAGCTGTTTTAAGATTTGAAATTTGCTGTAGATCTTTTTCTGAAATAATATGACTTTCACCTTCTTCAATATGAAAAATATCTGCTATTGAATATAATGCATTAAGCCTGAATGGACTTTTTAGAAATTCTTTGATTACTTTTACACCTTCAGCTACAAAAAGACCGTTCTCCAATCGGTGCTTTTTTTTATTTAAACTTTTTATGAGTTTAATTTGATTTTTACTAAGCATTTAAAATTACATTTTTGAAAACAAGAAACACTTGAAATATAGACTCACAAAACTACCATTAATTCTTTTAATAGTAGTCCTATTTTTTTCTTGTGATGTAACTAGAAAGCTAAAGAGTGATGAGTTTTTAATTACAGAGCAATCTATCTACAGCAAAGATTCCTTAGTCATAAAAAGAGAACTTTACAATCAGTTATCTCAACAGGTAAATTCCAAACTTCTTAGCTTCCCTCTTAAACTTCATATTTATAATTTAGGTCAACGTAATCCTGAAAAGCGATTTATAAATTGGGTAAATAAGAAAGACAAAAGATCGGATAAGTTAGTTTCATTTTTATCAAAACGCCAAGTAATTCAATTGAAAAAATCTTGGATTAATATCAATAATTCTATTAAAAAAACAGGAGAAGTTCCAATTATTTTTGATGAAACTAAAACTGAAAACTCACTTAAAAAATTAGAATCTTGGTATTGGAACAAAGGTTGGTTTAATGCTAAAGCTGAATACTCGGTAAAGACAGACTCTATTCGACAGACAGTTGAAATCAATTACACTGTTAATCCTGGCTTCTTATACCTTATAGATTCGATTTCAGAAAATATTGCATCTCCTTCAGCAGATTCTTTATATCAAATTATCAAAAAAAACTCAAAAGTTAAAGTGGGTCAACCTTACAATACCATTCAGTTTAATATTGACAGAGATCGAATTAGCACCTATTTTAGAAATCATGGACTCTATCATTTTGAGAAAGAGTTTATTACCTACTACGCTGATACTATCAATAATGACAAAAAGATAAACCTTGAATTAAACATTTCCAACCGCAGCATTGACGTGAGGGATACCGTTGCATCCATTCCGTTTAAGGTTCATAAAATAAGTGAAGTCAATGTCTTTTCAGATTATGACGGAAC
It contains:
- a CDS encoding MBL fold metallo-hydrolase, whose product is MKNNVLKVTFLGTGTSQGVPIIGSDHPVCLSKNPKDKRLRVSVLLEWEDFSYVIDCGPDFRQQMLANNVKKIDGILFTHEHNDHVIGLDDIRPFYFRQGNISIYSHKRVLESLKQRFQYVFETENKYPGAPTLDTTIIDDSPFLIGNKEVIPMNVYHPELQVYGFRFGDFAYVTDAKIIPDEELEKLKGVKTLVLNALRKEEHRSHLNLSQALDVVDYLKPERAYFTHISHHMGFHDDVQSELPEGVFLSYDNLKIEV
- a CDS encoding porin family protein; the protein is MRLIFLLVFLLNFNYVNAQLFSEEKVLNKENLDKKRWSWGYFLGFNMYDFQIKYKDQGEEIKVEKNPSFSVGLIGNFRLNDYVDLRLEPGVVFASRNLNFNFTDFGNQADSFREVQSSYIHIPLLLKFSTKRINNFKPFVIGGASISHNLSSNEDNPQDNSAGQFRLKTQNYYYEVGFGIDFYFDYFKFTPSIRGVFGMNDELVRDENPSSPWTANIESLKTRGIFINFTFQ
- a CDS encoding TrmH family RNA methyltransferase, with translation MLSKNQIKLIKSLNKKKHRLENGLFVAEGVKVIKEFLKSPFRLNALYSIADIFHIEEGESHIISEKDLQQISNLKTAQTALAVFEIPKSSVPDEKVELTLALDSIRDPGNLGTIIRMCDWFGVKQLICSLDTVDCFNPKVVQATMGSLTRVNVIFTDLESYLLSTSNFKYGAFMDGENIYETSLKTKNAIIVLGNEANGISSEINSQLDAKISIPRHGVIKSAESLNVAMAGAIMLSEFKRR
- a CDS encoding IS4-like element ISPto2 family transposase, with amino-acid sequence MGLFRRNKNNNKPVIRQILDLVPHWLFRSCTNTYKTDKGVHKYRTYDQFVALTFGQLNKCQSLNDISAGIGVSEIFISDLGLTQSPARSTMSDGNKKRDWQVFESLYYRLLSHYKSVLKQHHNTHIIEEIKGKVVKLIDSSTISLCLAMFDWAEFRTAKGGIKLHTSWDYNLMIPDVVNITEAKVHDRYGLKQLIFPKDTIIVEDRAYFDFELMLNRIKAENVFVTRIKSNTLYETIEELELADDVDQHILKDEIIQLTSGRAIETGISKHKLRLVHVYKEDENKVIAIITNQLDWEYNTIAALYKKRWDIELFFKALKQNLQVKTFWGTSENAVKSQIYVALINYLLLELIKRTISKKAVAFSNLSEKVRFCLYHYLSLDYVCNEVREGVRKVTISPQKVLVLERDLFSG
- a CDS encoding TrkH family potassium uptake protein; the protein is MGVLLVFNGGFMLIPAIYSWLSQESVAFSIAVSAIISIFIGLLAMFFTKNHDKDISQREGYLIVTLGWLFMVLSGMLPYALSGEIKGIENIFFETMSGYTTTGASIINDIEALPEGILLWRSLTHWIGGMGIIVLAVAILPLFGIGGMQLFSAESPGPSADKVKPKIADTAKRLWLIYFGYTLSETILLKVAGMTWFDACNHALSTLSTGGFSTKNANLAYWNDNPSIQYIVIFFMFLAGTNFVVSYYAFKGKMANVLHNEEFKWYFLFIIGATAITSLSIYYFSDPSLASIEYPMVFGEAESAIRHGLFQVLAIITTTGFVSADYTLWTPLLTVLFFGLFFLGGSAGSTSGGIKVIRHLIMIKNGFQEFRRILHPNAILPVRYKGSSVDQKIVYNILGFFILYSLSFIIGAAVFAGTGLDFETALGASASSLGNVGPAFGELSPVDNYVSLSVFGKFWSSFLMLLGRLELFTVLILFTPYFWKNT
- the ubiE gene encoding bifunctional demethylmenaquinone methyltransferase/2-methoxy-6-polyprenyl-1,4-benzoquinol methylase UbiE, producing MSKDVKPYKDSEVEKKKQVEQMFDNISGNYDGLNRVITFGIDLKWRKKVIEMVKKTNPKYILDVATGTGDLAIAMADSDAEKIVGLDISAGMLQVGKDKIQKKKLNKRIEMVQADSENLPYPDHTFDAITVAFGVRNFENLDKGLSEIYRVLSPGGIFVILETSVPTKFPFKQGYKVYSNYILPNIGKLFSKDKSAYQYLSESASVFPFGEKFNNILRKVGFTDVENLPQTFGVSTIYSATKK
- the trkA gene encoding Trk system potassium transporter TrkA, with translation MKIIIAGAGEVGFHLAKLFSYESHAITLLDIDEDRLEYANKHLDIKTILGDATLPSSLKEADVVHSDMVIAVTSNQSINISVCVFAKQMGAGRTVARVSNQELLESHQLGSEKVIDMKALGIDEMISPESLAAKEVEMLLNQSAFTDTFKFDDGALTMIGLTLRSKAPFIGNTVQEAADIFPGLHFVPIALQRYGTQLTVMPRGDTIFKRGDRVYFITDSEGVEELYKLTGAEKRSIKKVMILGGSNIGKTLAEKLCKEKFAVKIIEKDLKKATHLANILPDALIINADGRNVEILKEENISKMDAFIAVTEDSETNIITCLVANSKGVRKTIALVENVDYFQLSHSIGIHSLVNKKLLAANSIFRYLRKGDVIAMTKLNNMNAELLEFVVKANSKVTNSKIVDINFPRTAVVGGVIRDGKGIIALGDFKIREGDRIVVCTLPKSIKSVENLFC